The Gloeobacter morelensis MG652769 genome contains the following window.
CCCTCTCTTTGCCTCCCCCCAGCCCATCAGCAAGGACACATGGCATGTTCACCCCCGAAATCAACTTTCTTAAAGACCGCACGGTCGCCGACGGCAGCGACGGCTACACGCCTCCTGCCGCCGGGGCGGCCGGTGGGCCGGATCCGCTGCTGGTCGGTGCGGCTGTGCCGATTGCCGCCCTTGCCGTGATGGCCGGGCTCACGCTCTATTTCAACTCCCAAGTGAGCGCCAAAGAAACCGAACTGAATGAACTGGCGGGCCGAGCCGCTCTGCTCGACCGGCAACTGAACGATGTGCGCCAACTGCGCACCGATATCGACAATGAACGCAAGCGCGTCGAGGCGGTGGTCAACCTCTTCGATCTTTCGCGGCCCTGGTCGGCGGTGATGGAGGATCTGCGCCGCCGCGTACCCGAGGGCGTCTGGTTGAATGTCCTGAGTTCCGCCACCACCAAAGAAGGCGACATCGTCACCCTCGAAGGTTTTGCCCTGCGCTTCGAGGATGTGGCCGCCCTGCAATTGACGCTGCGCGACTCGCCCTTTGTAGCCGATGCGATTGTGGTCGACGCGGTCAAAGAAGAGGGCAAGGACGGCACACCGGCGACCGTCGCCTACAAAATTGAAGCCAGGCTCACCGAGCGCAAACTGCGCGATCTGGTCACAGCCCTCGAAAAAACCGGCGCCGTCGGACTGCTTGAAAAACTGCGCCGCGTGCAACGGGAGCAACTGGTGCGATGACGACTACCAACCGCTTTTTGGGCATCGAACTGAATCGCCAGGGCATCGCCCTGTTGGTGGGCCTGGGCGGCCTACTGGTGGTACTGCTTATCGGTCTGCAGATTACCCTCCCCCAGTACAACCGGCTTGCGGACCTCGACGGGCAGATCGCCCAGCGCAACGCTGAAATTGCCTCCAAGCAGTCGCTGCTCGCCCAGTTGCCCACCCTCACCGCCGAGCGCGAGCGCTCCGCCAAACTGCTCGCTTCTGTCGCCTCGCTGATTCCCCCGGCGGAGAAACTGCCCACGCTCCTGGTGGACACCACCCGCCTGGTCAAAGCCAGCAACGGCGAATTGCGCCAGTTCACTCCCAGTCAGACCAAGGCCCTGCCGGAGGTGGCCGACTCGATCAACATCCAGGCCAATACCGCCAAAATCAGCCTCAACGCTACCTTCGCCGAGGTGCTCACCCTGATGCGCAACTTCGAGCGCCTCGACGCCCTGGTGCGCATCGAAAACGTTTCGCTGCAGCCGCTTGAGATCAAAAACGCCCCGCCGGGCACCCCCCCGAGCCAGCGCCTGGCCGCCGAGTTCGACCTGACGGCCTACGTGCTGGGCAGCGGTCCGCCCTCGACTACCGAGGACGATAAAGGCCCGGGCTCGAAAACCGCGAATTAATCACCGACACGGTTGACGCCATGACAATCGAATCTTGCCTGCGGCCCGTTGCCGTCCGCCGCCTCGGGAAAGCTCGCCTGTGGTGCGCGCTTGCCCTATTGGCCTTTTGCACAGCCGAACCTGCCCGGTCGATACCCCAGCGAAGCAAAAGTGCCCTCATTCCGTTGGTTTCCTTACCCGCCACCCAGCAACGGGCACTCGCCACCGCAGGTAGAGCCGATCCCTTCCGACCGCCCACGGCGGCACTGATCCTTTCGCCCCCACAGGCAACACCCGCTCCCACCTTGAAACCAAAACCGACGCCCCGCATTGTGGTGCCCAGGGTACTGGGGATCATTTCCACACCCACAGATACCTTCGCGATCGTCGAGCGCGGGGACCAACAGGCGATCGTCCACCCTGGCGATAGGGTCGGGACGGCCGTAGTACAGACCATCTCGGCGCACACGGGTCAGGTGAGCTTCCAGCAGGGAAGCAGGCGGATGGTGCGCACCCTGGAGGCCCGACCGTAATGCATGGCTCGAAGTCCTGGTGTGTGAGCCTGGCGCTGCTTCTGGGGGTTGGGGCGGCGGCGGCCGAAGAACCGTTACCCCGCCTGCGCACCCGGGCGGTCGCCCCGCCTGCGGGTGATATTGCTGGGGAGGAAATCCCCCTGGGCCGGCCGGTGGAACTGGGGAGCGGCGAACGGGTCACCCTGGCGCTCAAGGACGCACCGGTCAGGGAGGTGCTGCAGATTCTGGCCCGCCGGGCCGGGTGCAACGTGCTCTTTGGCGAGGGGGTCAGCGGCCAGCGCGTCTCGATGGATGTGCGCGGCGAGACCCTCGACGATACGTTCAACTTGGTGCTGCACCTGCACAACCTCAAAGCCCGCCGCACCGGCAACACCATCCTGGTGGGCGGCGAGATGGCCCACAACCTGCCCCAGACCCGCATGCGCACCTTTCGCCTCAACCAGGCCGATGTGCAGCAGGCAGCCGGAGTCCTGCGCGGACTGGGCGCCCAGGTAGGTTCAACCAACCTCGGCAGTACCCAACCGGGTGCAGCGACCACCAACCCCGATCCTGCTTCTACCAGTGGTCCGTTGCGCGGTGAACTGTTTGTCACCGTCGACGCGCGCACCAATTCGCTGGTGGCCGTCGGCAGCCCCCGCGCCCTGCAGATTGCCCAGGTGCAACTCGCCCAACTCGACGTGCGCCAGCGCCAGGTGATGATCGACGTCAAACTCGTCGATGTCAATCTCAACAACGTCAGCGATCTGGGTTTTCGCCTCGGCGGCTCGGCGGGCAATTTCCAGCTGGGTACGGTGGGGGGCACCGCCGATCTGGACGCTTTGTATCCGGCAGCGGTGGGCCTCACCGGGGGCGGACCGGGCAATTCACTCATCTTCAACACCCTGGGCGCCCTCGCCTCGGCGATGGCCCTACGCCTCGACACGGCCATCCAGGAAGGGTCCGCCCGGGTGCTCGCTTCTCCCCAATTGCTCGTCGCCTCCGGGGCCAGTTTCTCGAAACCCACCGCCGCCCGCGTCGAAATTACCGACGACGTGGTCGTGGGGGCGACGATCACCACCGACCGGGAAACCGGCCAGAGCACCACCACCGTCAAAGTCGACAAAGTCGGCGTCAGCCTTGAGATCGCTGTCTATCATGTCGACGACAACGGCTTTGTCGATGTCTCCCTCAAGCCGCAGGTGAGTTCGATCAACGACATCCAGCGCGACGCGGCGGGCAACGTGGTAACCCTGCTTACCCGCCGCAACCTGGACATCCAGCGGCTGCGGCTGCGCGACGGCGAAACTTTTGTCATCGGCGG
Protein-coding sequences here:
- a CDS encoding secretin N-terminal domain-containing protein, with the translated sequence MHGSKSWCVSLALLLGVGAAAAEEPLPRLRTRAVAPPAGDIAGEEIPLGRPVELGSGERVTLALKDAPVREVLQILARRAGCNVLFGEGVSGQRVSMDVRGETLDDTFNLVLHLHNLKARRTGNTILVGGEMAHNLPQTRMRTFRLNQADVQQAAGVLRGLGAQVGSTNLGSTQPGAATTNPDPASTSGPLRGELFVTVDARTNSLVAVGSPRALQIAQVQLAQLDVRQRQVMIDVKLVDVNLNNVSDLGFRLGGSAGNFQLGTVGGTADLDALYPAAVGLTGGGPGNSLIFNTLGALASAMALRLDTAIQEGSARVLASPQLLVASGASFSKPTAARVEITDDVVVGATITTDRETGQSTTTVKVDKVGVSLEIAVYHVDDNGFVDVSLKPQVSSINDIQRDAAGNVVTLLTRRNLDIQRLRLRDGETFVIGGVLREIDRQLVQKVPLLGDLPVLGALFRFQSNQHERREVALMVTPHILNESVHEAAPLR
- the pilO gene encoding type 4a pilus biogenesis protein PilO, with the protein product MTTTNRFLGIELNRQGIALLVGLGGLLVVLLIGLQITLPQYNRLADLDGQIAQRNAEIASKQSLLAQLPTLTAERERSAKLLASVASLIPPAEKLPTLLVDTTRLVKASNGELRQFTPSQTKALPEVADSINIQANTAKISLNATFAEVLTLMRNFERLDALVRIENVSLQPLEIKNAPPGTPPSQRLAAEFDLTAYVLGSGPPSTTEDDKGPGSKTAN
- a CDS encoding PilN domain-containing protein, giving the protein MFTPEINFLKDRTVADGSDGYTPPAAGAAGGPDPLLVGAAVPIAALAVMAGLTLYFNSQVSAKETELNELAGRAALLDRQLNDVRQLRTDIDNERKRVEAVVNLFDLSRPWSAVMEDLRRRVPEGVWLNVLSSATTKEGDIVTLEGFALRFEDVAALQLTLRDSPFVADAIVVDAVKEEGKDGTPATVAYKIEARLTERKLRDLVTALEKTGAVGLLEKLRRVQREQLVR